A genome region from Carboxydocella sporoproducens DSM 16521 includes the following:
- the ybeY gene encoding rRNA maturation RNase YbeY, whose product MPIQIENLQSQREITAEMLDTIRQVAEYTLQIHEGTEGAEVSLVLVDDEEIRRLNRDYRGKDMPTDVLSFAQRERLEEEPEFTSPLETEVLGDVIISVERAEEQARDYGHSLKRELAFLTVHGVLHLLGYDHQTEAEEAEMLETQREVLNALGIHR is encoded by the coding sequence ATGCCGATTCAGATCGAGAATCTCCAGAGCCAGCGGGAAATAACAGCGGAAATGCTTGATACAATCCGCCAGGTGGCGGAATACACCTTGCAAATCCATGAAGGTACAGAAGGAGCAGAGGTCAGCCTGGTGCTGGTGGACGATGAGGAAATCCGCCGCCTCAACCGGGACTACCGCGGCAAGGATATGCCTACGGATGTGCTGTCTTTTGCCCAGCGCGAACGGCTGGAAGAAGAGCCGGAGTTTACCTCCCCTCTGGAAACAGAAGTGCTGGGCGATGTGATTATCTCGGTGGAAAGGGCCGAAGAACAGGCCCGGGATTATGGTCACAGCCTGAAGCGGGAACTGGCTTTTTTGACTGTGCATGGAGTCTTGCATCTCCTGGGCTATGACCACCAGACTGAAGCCGAGGAAGCGGAGATGCTGGAAACACAGAGGGAAGTACTGAATGCCCTGGGTATCCACCGTTAG
- a CDS encoding TetR/AcrR family transcriptional regulator: MKKTTPDTEIKNKIYNVARKLFVEKGYHRASIPDLVRASGVSIGAIYHHFPSKEELARTIHEDAVNLFLNKYDCYVRPRQSGREKVRYFVKMMFEWADTDLITVNYLLHARPPEVLNCNFTICTAEGLEAVKEIISCGQACGEFKPVNPILLAAMVSGPIMRMIELKTDGVITEPLSNLIDETAELIFSALRA; encoded by the coding sequence TTGAAGAAAACGACTCCCGATACGGAGATCAAAAACAAAATTTACAATGTAGCGCGAAAACTGTTTGTGGAAAAAGGCTATCATCGTGCCAGTATTCCCGATCTGGTCAGGGCGAGCGGCGTCAGTATCGGAGCTATCTACCACCACTTTCCCTCCAAGGAAGAACTGGCCCGAACCATCCATGAAGATGCGGTAAACCTGTTTCTGAACAAATATGACTGCTATGTCCGCCCCCGGCAATCAGGGCGCGAAAAGGTGAGATATTTTGTCAAAATGATGTTTGAATGGGCGGACACGGATTTGATCACCGTAAATTATCTATTACACGCCCGTCCCCCGGAAGTGCTTAACTGTAATTTTACTATCTGTACCGCTGAAGGTTTGGAAGCGGTCAAAGAAATTATCAGCTGTGGTCAGGCTTGCGGTGAGTTCAAACCTGTTAATCCCATATTGCTGGCCGCCATGGTTTCCGGCCCCATTATGAGAATGATCGAACTGAAAACTGACGGTGTCATTACCGAACCGTTGAGCAACCTGATAGATGAGACAGCGGAACTTATTTTCTCTGCCCTTAGAGCTTAA
- a CDS encoding FAD-binding and (Fe-S)-binding domain-containing protein, which produces MQTLKDLFGNRFRDNQLERLLYSHDVGVLPAAVKKTFNSMPSAVVQPENKQELIDLMKWANETRTPLIPRGAATSGFGGAIPTKGGVIVDLIRMKNIIAFDPEQQTITVEPGIVWEELDSFLASRGYTLRLYPSSYPGSTVGGWTAQGGTGLGSYRYGSFKDNLVEVKAILGDGTERTFSLQDLDLIYGLEGITGIIYEITLKVMKQKNDFPFAAVFNNLLPLPELVKELENHNLPVWNITVLTPEFIALHQSATREKVLPEDKYLVNIVLSSPDEKQVDIAQTLIARAGGQLLSSEAAHHEWNNRFYTMRLKRLGPSLIASEVIVPLAKAAEFIGEVEHKFKGEFAFEGTFVGQDAITFLGLMPADERKLNFPLLYANSLIINDIATKLGGKIFALGMYFTDYAEQLLGNNLLKQIVKFKQETDPQGILNPGKILPPGLDKNSPLKMLNTAIKGATMGKSLLGGLTSLLGGNSAKDHIEEKAKGPFSGAVLAESYICAQCGFCRTNCTVFMPDPWESNSPRGKWYILNEYAKGNIDLDETAVTALFNCTTCKKCDLVCQTLLPNAHRWLEMRPAVNQAGFINTGLELVKDNVVNSGNFWGVPAETKSWITPEIKYEEEGEIAYWPGCWASIIMKNMPQNIARIMNKAGVPFVYLGADEGCCGLYHALGGYMEEFGAKVKANYENLKKRGVKKLLLSCPGCFATFTENYPEMAHHLGIDWDIETEHVTVFLNRLLQEGKLRFTKPINAKVTYHDSCHCGRWFNIYEEPRAILKAIPGIELIEMEHNREKGLCCGLVASFQSIPTVGYSGQKRINEATATGAEYIVTNCAGCGSQMNFTSNMLNANVKQKDITDLVAEAMGIEEIYDPTAAIASYMEAAIKLLTPACIMLKQKYHK; this is translated from the coding sequence ATGCAAACCCTAAAAGACCTTTTTGGTAACCGTTTTCGGGACAATCAACTGGAACGGCTTTTGTACAGCCATGACGTCGGAGTGCTGCCAGCAGCAGTGAAAAAAACCTTCAATTCCATGCCTTCTGCAGTAGTGCAGCCGGAAAACAAACAGGAATTAATCGATTTAATGAAGTGGGCCAATGAAACCAGAACTCCGTTAATCCCCCGCGGTGCCGCTACATCAGGCTTCGGCGGAGCCATTCCCACCAAAGGCGGCGTAATAGTGGACCTGATCCGCATGAAAAATATCATCGCTTTTGATCCGGAGCAACAAACTATTACTGTCGAGCCAGGTATTGTCTGGGAAGAGCTGGATAGTTTTCTTGCCTCCCGCGGATATACCCTCAGGCTATATCCCTCCAGTTATCCCGGTTCCACTGTTGGCGGTTGGACAGCTCAAGGAGGAACAGGACTGGGCAGCTATCGCTACGGCAGTTTTAAAGATAATCTGGTGGAGGTAAAAGCTATCCTTGGCGATGGCACAGAAAGAACATTCTCTCTGCAAGACCTGGATTTGATTTACGGCCTGGAAGGTATCACCGGAATTATTTACGAAATTACTTTGAAAGTAATGAAGCAAAAAAATGATTTTCCCTTTGCCGCAGTATTTAACAATCTTTTGCCCTTACCCGAGCTTGTCAAAGAACTGGAAAACCATAATCTTCCTGTCTGGAACATAACAGTGCTGACACCAGAATTTATCGCCTTACATCAAAGCGCTACCCGGGAAAAGGTGTTACCAGAGGATAAATACCTGGTCAATATTGTTTTATCCTCTCCTGATGAAAAACAGGTCGATATAGCGCAAACACTGATTGCCCGGGCCGGTGGTCAGCTGCTTTCTTCCGAAGCTGCTCACCATGAATGGAATAACCGTTTCTATACCATGCGCCTGAAAAGACTGGGGCCTTCCCTGATTGCGTCAGAAGTAATAGTACCCCTGGCAAAAGCCGCTGAATTTATTGGTGAAGTGGAACACAAATTCAAAGGAGAATTTGCTTTCGAGGGTACTTTCGTCGGGCAAGATGCCATTACCTTTTTAGGTCTGATGCCGGCTGATGAACGCAAACTCAATTTCCCTCTGCTCTATGCCAATTCCCTGATCATCAATGACATTGCCACCAAACTGGGGGGTAAAATTTTCGCCCTGGGCATGTACTTTACCGATTACGCCGAACAGCTACTGGGAAATAACCTGTTAAAACAGATAGTGAAGTTCAAGCAAGAAACCGATCCCCAGGGCATCCTTAATCCTGGAAAAATTCTTCCCCCCGGTCTGGATAAAAATTCACCCCTTAAGATGTTAAATACCGCCATAAAAGGTGCTACCATGGGTAAATCCCTATTAGGCGGGTTAACCAGCCTGCTCGGCGGAAATTCAGCTAAAGATCATATCGAGGAAAAAGCCAAAGGTCCCTTTTCCGGTGCTGTGTTGGCCGAAAGTTACATTTGCGCCCAATGCGGTTTCTGCCGTACTAACTGCACCGTATTTATGCCCGACCCCTGGGAATCCAATTCACCTAGAGGAAAGTGGTATATCCTGAACGAATATGCCAAAGGCAATATCGATCTGGATGAGACAGCAGTGACCGCCCTGTTTAACTGTACTACCTGTAAAAAATGCGATCTGGTCTGTCAGACCCTGTTACCCAATGCCCACCGGTGGCTGGAAATGCGACCTGCCGTCAATCAGGCCGGTTTTATCAACACCGGGCTTGAGTTAGTAAAAGATAATGTAGTTAACAGCGGTAACTTCTGGGGCGTGCCGGCAGAAACCAAAAGCTGGATTACCCCTGAAATCAAGTACGAGGAAGAAGGGGAAATAGCCTACTGGCCAGGCTGCTGGGCTTCCATTATCATGAAAAACATGCCGCAGAATATTGCGCGCATTATGAACAAAGCAGGAGTGCCTTTCGTCTATCTTGGTGCTGATGAAGGATGTTGCGGACTTTATCATGCTTTAGGTGGGTATATGGAAGAGTTCGGGGCCAAAGTTAAGGCCAACTATGAAAATCTGAAAAAACGAGGGGTTAAAAAATTACTCCTGTCCTGTCCCGGCTGTTTTGCCACCTTTACGGAAAATTATCCGGAGATGGCTCACCATCTGGGAATTGACTGGGATATTGAAACAGAACACGTGACGGTTTTCCTTAACCGCTTGTTGCAGGAAGGAAAATTGCGCTTCACCAAACCCATCAACGCTAAAGTTACTTACCATGATTCCTGCCACTGCGGGCGCTGGTTTAATATTTATGAAGAACCACGGGCAATCTTGAAAGCCATTCCCGGGATTGAACTGATTGAAATGGAGCATAACCGCGAAAAAGGCCTTTGTTGCGGTCTGGTCGCTTCCTTCCAATCCATTCCCACTGTCGGCTATTCCGGACAAAAACGGATTAATGAGGCCACAGCCACCGGAGCCGAGTACATTGTAACCAACTGTGCCGGTTGTGGCTCACAAATGAACTTTACTTCCAATATGCTCAACGCCAACGTCAAGCAAAAAGATATCACCGATTTGGTAGCTGAAGCCATGGGAATTGAAGAAATCTATGACCCAACAGCTGCGATTGCAAGCTATATGGAAGCCGCCATCAAACTGTTAACCCCAGCCTGCATAATGCTGAAACAGAAATACCATAAATAA
- a CDS encoding PhoH family protein — MVRTVEEKVIFGDNGEAARIFGQLDGHLTLMEREFPVQLAARGNTVTIRGEEETVSQVRQVFGQLTQLARQQEVLTSQDVLQVIGMVKKGRAEESALLSQEVILHNARGKAVRPRTNGQKAYLQAIQQHDVVFGIGPAGTGKTYLAVVMAVLALRRREVSRLILTRPAVEAGEKLGFLPGDLQEKVDPYLRPLYDALYDLLGQEITQRYLEKGIIEVAPLAYMRGRTLEDSFIILDEAQNTTPEQMKMFLTRLGLGSRAVITGDITQIDLPRGQFSGLVEVQQILRGIEGISFCYLSEADVVRHPLVQRIVEAYRRRNERSE; from the coding sequence TTGGTCAGGACAGTAGAAGAAAAAGTGATATTCGGCGATAACGGTGAGGCAGCCCGGATTTTTGGCCAGCTGGATGGTCATCTGACCCTGATGGAGCGCGAATTTCCAGTCCAGCTGGCAGCCCGGGGCAATACTGTCACCATCCGCGGGGAAGAGGAGACAGTCAGCCAGGTACGGCAGGTTTTTGGCCAGTTAACCCAGCTGGCGCGACAACAGGAGGTTTTAACCAGCCAGGATGTGTTGCAGGTTATCGGCATGGTGAAAAAGGGCAGGGCGGAAGAGAGTGCCCTCTTGAGTCAAGAAGTAATCTTGCACAATGCCAGGGGCAAGGCGGTGCGGCCCAGAACCAATGGCCAGAAGGCCTATTTACAGGCGATCCAGCAGCATGATGTGGTTTTCGGTATCGGGCCTGCCGGCACGGGCAAGACTTACCTGGCGGTGGTGATGGCAGTCCTGGCTTTACGGCGGCGGGAGGTCAGCCGGCTTATCCTCACTCGCCCGGCGGTGGAAGCGGGGGAAAAACTGGGCTTTTTGCCCGGGGATTTACAGGAAAAAGTGGACCCGTATCTGCGGCCTCTCTATGATGCCCTTTATGATCTACTGGGGCAAGAAATTACCCAGCGTTATCTGGAGAAGGGCATTATTGAAGTGGCACCTCTGGCTTATATGCGGGGAAGAACCCTGGAAGACAGTTTTATCATACTCGATGAGGCGCAAAATACTACACCGGAACAGATGAAAATGTTTCTGACCCGATTGGGCTTAGGCTCCCGGGCAGTGATCACCGGGGATATCACCCAGATCGATTTGCCCCGGGGCCAGTTTTCCGGCCTGGTGGAGGTTCAGCAGATTTTGCGCGGAATCGAAGGGATAAGTTTTTGTTATCTCTCAGAAGCAGATGTAGTACGGCATCCGCTGGTGCAGCGAATTGTGGAGGCATATCGGCGGCGTAACGAACGGAGTGAATAG
- the floA gene encoding flotillin-like protein FloA (flotillin-like protein involved in membrane lipid rafts), translating into MYLPQIAGLGLGLSFVLLFFIIIVVFSFIPLGLWISALASGVPVGIVTLIGMRLRRVPPAQIVNPLIKARKAGLDLSVNQLEAHFLAGGNVDRVVDALIAAERANIPLAFERAAAIDLAGRNVLQAVQMSVNPKVIETPLISAVAKDGIEVKAIARVTVRANIDRLVGGAGEETIIARVGEGVVTTVGSSESHKAVLENPDLISRTVLAKGLDAGTAFEILSIDIADVDVGRNVGAQLQTDQAEADKRIAQAKAEERRAMAVAREQEMKAMVQEMRAKVVEAEAEVPRALAQALREGRLGAMDYYALQNLLADTRMRDSIAGPRQPEAGKE; encoded by the coding sequence ATGTATTTACCCCAAATAGCTGGTCTTGGGCTGGGATTGAGTTTTGTTTTGCTCTTTTTTATCATCATCGTTGTTTTTAGTTTTATTCCCCTGGGTTTGTGGATTAGTGCCCTGGCTTCTGGAGTGCCGGTGGGAATTGTTACCCTGATCGGGATGCGGCTGCGCCGGGTACCGCCGGCCCAGATTGTCAACCCTCTGATCAAGGCTCGTAAAGCCGGGCTGGACCTCAGTGTCAACCAGCTGGAGGCCCATTTTCTGGCCGGAGGCAATGTGGACCGGGTTGTGGATGCCCTGATTGCGGCGGAACGGGCCAATATTCCTCTGGCTTTTGAGCGAGCTGCGGCCATTGATCTGGCCGGTCGCAATGTTCTGCAGGCTGTACAGATGAGCGTGAACCCTAAAGTAATTGAAACCCCCCTGATTTCAGCGGTGGCCAAGGACGGCATCGAGGTAAAAGCCATCGCCCGGGTGACAGTAAGGGCCAATATCGACCGCCTGGTGGGCGGTGCGGGGGAAGAGACCATCATCGCCCGGGTGGGTGAAGGGGTAGTAACCACGGTGGGCAGCAGTGAATCCCACAAGGCGGTGCTGGAAAACCCTGATCTGATTTCCCGTACGGTACTGGCCAAAGGTTTGGATGCCGGGACAGCTTTTGAGATATTGTCCATCGACATTGCTGATGTGGATGTGGGGCGCAACGTAGGGGCACAGTTGCAGACAGACCAGGCTGAGGCGGATAAGCGGATTGCCCAGGCCAAGGCGGAAGAGAGACGGGCGATGGCGGTGGCCCGGGAACAGGAAATGAAGGCGATGGTGCAGGAGATGCGGGCCAAAGTGGTAGAAGCGGAAGCTGAGGTACCACGGGCCCTGGCCCAGGCTTTACGGGAAGGAAGGCTGGGGGCGATGGACTATTATGCCCTGCAGAACCTGCTGGCTGATACCCGCATGCGGGATAGTATCGCTGGACCCCGCCAGCCGGAAGCGGGAAAGGAGTAG
- a CDS encoding diacylglycerol kinase family protein, giving the protein MRNRNLLQSFACAWQGLLYALKTQRNMRIHLLAFILVIAFSFILHLSRGEFLWIWLAATMVICLELVNTALEAVVDLAAGQEWHRLAAIAKDVAAGAVLLAAIHAMFVGLLVFGPRLLALFSR; this is encoded by the coding sequence ATGAGAAACCGCAATCTTTTACAGAGTTTTGCCTGTGCCTGGCAGGGGCTGTTATATGCCCTTAAAACCCAGCGCAATATGCGCATTCATCTGCTGGCTTTCATTCTGGTGATTGCCTTTAGCTTTATCCTGCACCTGAGCCGGGGAGAATTTTTATGGATCTGGCTGGCAGCTACCATGGTAATTTGCCTGGAACTGGTCAATACCGCTTTAGAAGCGGTGGTAGACCTGGCAGCCGGGCAGGAATGGCACCGTCTGGCAGCTATTGCCAAAGACGTGGCCGCCGGGGCGGTGTTGCTGGCAGCTATTCACGCTATGTTTGTCGGCTTACTGGTATTTGGCCCCCGCCTACTGGCTTTATTCAGCAGATAG
- the yqfD gene encoding sporulation protein YqfD: MLVQRILAWLRGYVIIRIRGPRLERLLNMAVSRGIYLWDIVRLKDGSALAKVSLPGFLALRHLRRRLNLQLGIAARRGLPFWWSALKKRQMLLYGALLFVFVLYLGASFVWQVDVVGNKNLSREQLLRAAEAQGLKPGVWKKQLPLERLEKQLLLQFPQLAWLEIDFEGTRALIRVAEKKLPPEKEVAIEGPASLVANKEGVICEILVFSGEGRVKEGDTVKPGDILIDGVLTPPVPTTPDSPPPEPKKVQAQGIVRARVWYEAIVETERELSWQEPGEVIGRKVIVNLRGHSYTLWQWENNRSSGPRVTAEKRRNPLPGVELITVEQKQLLTRRKQLTAAEAETLVREKAWQQIASQLPAGAEVLQKSFTLLDSGNNSTVKGRIIVETREPIGELRRIE; this comes from the coding sequence ATGCTGGTACAGAGAATACTGGCCTGGTTAAGGGGATATGTGATTATTCGCATTCGCGGGCCTCGGCTGGAACGGCTGCTGAATATGGCTGTGAGCCGGGGTATTTATTTATGGGATATTGTCCGCTTAAAGGATGGGTCTGCCCTGGCCAAGGTCTCTCTCCCCGGGTTTTTGGCGCTGCGCCATTTGCGCCGAAGACTTAATCTGCAACTGGGCATAGCAGCTCGCCGGGGCCTGCCCTTCTGGTGGAGTGCCTTGAAAAAAAGACAAATGCTGCTCTATGGGGCGTTATTATTTGTTTTTGTCCTCTATCTGGGGGCGAGTTTTGTCTGGCAGGTTGATGTGGTGGGTAACAAAAACCTGAGTCGGGAACAATTATTGCGCGCGGCAGAGGCCCAGGGCTTAAAGCCCGGGGTGTGGAAGAAACAGCTGCCTTTGGAACGGCTGGAAAAACAGCTGTTACTGCAGTTTCCCCAGCTGGCCTGGCTGGAAATCGATTTTGAAGGAACCCGGGCCCTGATTCGGGTGGCCGAAAAAAAACTGCCACCGGAAAAGGAGGTAGCTATCGAGGGACCGGCTTCACTGGTGGCTAATAAAGAAGGGGTTATCTGTGAAATCCTGGTCTTCAGCGGGGAAGGCCGGGTGAAGGAAGGGGATACTGTCAAACCAGGAGATATCCTGATTGATGGGGTATTAACTCCCCCGGTGCCCACTACTCCCGATAGTCCCCCGCCGGAACCGAAAAAGGTACAGGCTCAGGGGATTGTGCGGGCCCGGGTCTGGTATGAGGCTATTGTGGAAACAGAACGGGAGCTGAGCTGGCAGGAACCGGGGGAAGTAATCGGACGGAAAGTGATTGTAAATCTGCGCGGGCACAGCTATACTTTATGGCAGTGGGAAAATAATCGCAGTTCTGGCCCCAGGGTTACCGCGGAAAAGAGAAGGAATCCGCTGCCCGGTGTCGAATTAATTACTGTTGAACAAAAACAGCTGCTGACCAGGCGCAAACAGCTGACAGCAGCAGAGGCAGAAACTCTGGTGCGGGAAAAAGCCTGGCAGCAAATTGCCAGCCAGCTGCCGGCCGGAGCCGAGGTGTTGCAGAAATCGTTTACCTTGCTGGATTCCGGCAATAATAGTACCGTAAAAGGCAGAATAATTGTGGAGACCAGAGAACCCATAGGAGAGTTGAGGAGGATTGAATAA
- the yqfC gene encoding sporulation protein YqfC, translating to MSWKNWRQNLNQILDLPRDVTLNLPKIIVSGQVQAILENHRGVVEYSPERVRFQLEKGQLLLKGKDLVLRGILPEEAVVEGWITGIEFLE from the coding sequence ATGTCCTGGAAGAACTGGCGGCAGAATTTGAACCAGATTCTGGATTTACCCCGGGATGTGACTTTGAATTTGCCCAAAATCATTGTCTCTGGCCAGGTACAGGCCATTCTGGAAAACCATCGGGGGGTAGTGGAATACAGTCCGGAAAGAGTTCGCTTTCAGCTGGAGAAGGGACAATTGCTGCTGAAAGGCAAGGATCTGGTATTAAGGGGAATATTGCCGGAAGAAGCGGTAGTGGAAGGCTGGATTACCGGTATCGAGTTTCTGGAGTAG
- a CDS encoding cytidine deaminase: protein MKLTEQQIQQLISEAINAQQKAYAPYSHFRVGAALLGKSGRIYQGCNVENASYGLTNCAERTAIFRAVAEGERDFVALALVGDIAEPCSPCGACRQVMVEFNPDLQVIMAAPDGSYRLTTAAQLLPGFFSPRALPAGKEE from the coding sequence ATGAAACTAACGGAACAGCAAATCCAGCAGCTGATCAGTGAAGCCATTAACGCCCAGCAAAAGGCCTATGCACCCTATTCCCACTTTCGGGTAGGGGCAGCGCTGCTGGGTAAATCTGGCCGCATATATCAGGGCTGCAATGTGGAAAATGCCTCTTATGGTTTGACCAATTGTGCTGAGCGGACTGCTATTTTCAGGGCTGTTGCGGAAGGAGAAAGGGATTTTGTGGCGCTGGCTTTGGTGGGAGATATAGCTGAACCCTGCTCCCCCTGTGGCGCTTGCCGCCAGGTGATGGTGGAATTTAACCCTGACCTGCAGGTGATAATGGCAGCACCGGACGGAAGTTACCGCCTAACCACGGCTGCCCAGTTATTGCCGGGATTTTTCAGCCCCCGGGCATTGCCCGCAGGAAAGGAGGAGTAA
- a CDS encoding HD family phosphohydrolase, protein MNWQEQLRNLLLRGYVRKLWEQKEVRRALLAGFFFLAYFVVLSVNFLPDNINLKVGQVAPKNIFSPSSVVYVDEKATEARRQAAAATIVPVYDQNVTVASKLEEEVTGFFDQIRQARQQTQLNLTDKRLLVEKTLTIQVQDQEIEMLLTADDRTIDSLEQQALQLLRQAMTQGVPEDKLETEKERLRRQIGDLGLKKPYRDLLVRLTANILRPNLIINQEETKRRINEARQAVPPVTKSVLQNELIISKGERVTQETLEKLQAVGLMRPKSTWPVLLGIALMLALNFALTLAYLIYFRPDLYHNEKQLSLLALIGLISLLIIRGFLALNFSDRPEINVLSAYMVPVAAASMLITVLLDSQLALLITLLLNWWLGVLSGFQLRFALVGLVSGIFAIYGLRRVTQRSDLVKTGLMHVALSAVAMIISVCLVTDVSPTLTGVAIAYGVVNGVLSAVLAGGFLPLLESAFDLTSPMRLLEITNPNAPLLKELLMEAPGTYHHAIIVGNLAEAAADAIGADSLVCRAGAYYHDVGKIQRPGFFIENQMSGTNPHERIAPSLSTLIITSHVKDGVELGRKYRLPQAVLDIIAQHHGTCLVSYFYHRAKEADRLETVQEEDYRYPGPKPQTREAAIVMLADSVEAAVRAKMQAGQLAGLGPLEGFVRKIIKEKLTDGQLDESDLTLRDLEKIAQAFMKVLKGIVHARIEYPEELKGLERGSANADSDRESPEPAGNNSGNA, encoded by the coding sequence ATGAACTGGCAAGAACAGTTACGCAACCTCTTGTTACGGGGATATGTCAGGAAGCTGTGGGAACAAAAAGAAGTGCGCCGGGCACTGCTGGCCGGATTTTTTTTCCTGGCCTATTTTGTCGTCCTCAGTGTTAATTTTCTGCCTGATAACATTAATTTGAAAGTAGGGCAGGTAGCACCAAAAAACATTTTTTCACCAAGCAGTGTGGTTTATGTGGATGAGAAAGCCACCGAAGCCAGGCGGCAGGCAGCGGCTGCCACTATCGTGCCGGTTTATGACCAGAATGTAACGGTAGCCAGTAAACTGGAGGAAGAAGTAACCGGGTTCTTTGACCAGATTCGCCAGGCCCGGCAACAGACCCAGCTGAATTTGACGGACAAGCGTCTGCTGGTGGAAAAAACCCTGACCATCCAGGTTCAGGACCAGGAAATCGAAATGCTGTTAACGGCCGATGACCGGACTATTGACAGTCTGGAGCAACAGGCTCTGCAGCTATTGCGCCAGGCCATGACCCAGGGCGTGCCAGAAGACAAGCTGGAAACGGAAAAAGAGCGGCTTCGCCGCCAAATAGGCGACCTGGGACTGAAAAAACCATACCGGGACTTACTGGTGCGGCTGACGGCCAATATCCTGCGGCCCAATCTGATTATCAACCAGGAGGAAACCAAACGGCGCATCAATGAGGCCCGACAGGCTGTGCCGCCGGTAACCAAGTCGGTATTGCAAAATGAGCTGATCATTTCCAAGGGGGAAAGAGTAACCCAGGAAACCCTGGAGAAACTACAGGCAGTGGGATTGATGCGGCCTAAGTCCACCTGGCCGGTTTTGCTGGGCATTGCCTTGATGCTGGCTCTCAATTTTGCCCTGACTCTGGCCTATTTGATTTATTTTCGCCCTGATCTGTATCACAATGAGAAACAGCTTTCCCTGCTGGCACTGATAGGGTTGATCAGCCTCCTGATTATTCGGGGCTTTTTGGCCCTCAATTTCAGTGACCGACCTGAAATCAATGTCCTGAGTGCCTATATGGTTCCAGTAGCTGCGGCTTCCATGCTGATAACAGTCCTTTTGGACAGCCAGCTGGCCCTGTTAATTACCCTTTTGCTGAACTGGTGGCTGGGAGTGCTGTCAGGATTTCAGCTGCGCTTTGCCCTGGTGGGATTGGTCAGTGGCATTTTTGCCATCTATGGCCTGCGGCGGGTGACCCAGCGTTCCGATCTGGTGAAAACAGGACTGATGCATGTGGCACTATCAGCGGTGGCGATGATTATCTCCGTCTGTCTGGTAACGGATGTCAGTCCTACCCTGACCGGAGTGGCCATTGCCTATGGAGTGGTGAACGGGGTGCTCAGTGCCGTACTGGCAGGAGGCTTTTTGCCTTTGCTGGAATCGGCTTTTGACCTGACTTCACCCATGCGATTGCTGGAAATTACCAATCCCAATGCCCCTTTGTTGAAGGAGCTCTTGATGGAAGCACCGGGCACCTATCATCATGCCATTATCGTCGGTAATCTGGCTGAAGCAGCGGCCGATGCTATTGGGGCTGATTCTCTGGTCTGCCGGGCCGGTGCCTATTATCACGATGTGGGGAAAATTCAGCGACCGGGCTTTTTTATCGAAAACCAGATGAGTGGAACTAACCCCCATGAACGGATTGCACCGTCTCTATCCACCCTGATCATTACTTCCCACGTTAAGGATGGGGTGGAACTAGGCCGGAAATATCGCCTGCCCCAGGCAGTACTGGATATAATCGCCCAGCACCACGGCACCTGTTTGGTCAGCTATTTCTACCACCGGGCCAAGGAGGCTGACCGCCTGGAAACGGTACAGGAAGAAGACTACCGCTATCCAGGGCCCAAACCCCAGACACGGGAGGCTGCCATAGTCATGCTGGCGGATTCCGTTGAAGCAGCGGTCAGAGCCAAAATGCAGGCTGGCCAGCTGGCAGGCCTGGGCCCTCTGGAAGGGTTTGTGCGCAAGATTATCAAGGAAAAACTGACTGATGGCCAGCTGGATGAGAGTGATTTAACCCTGCGGGATCTGGAAAAAATCGCTCAGGCCTTTATGAAGGTATTAAAAGGGATAGTCCATGCCCGCATTGAATATCCTGAAGAATTGAAAGGATTGGAAAGGGGCAGTGCCAATGCCGATTCAGATCGAGAATCTCCAGAGCCAGCGGGAAATAACAGCGGAAATGCTTGA